In Bradyrhizobium guangxiense, the following are encoded in one genomic region:
- a CDS encoding PAS-domain containing protein has product MRFGWRAISGPVLAAATLLLTMLFERFIPALSPAPLLVGIVALAGAWSGLASAITSATVAVIGTALLSLSRHGISISFADLLQFGLLVIAAAGTAGVTGLMRERLLGTFAAERRSHATAARLSAALDQVDIGIVLLDAETRAEFINRAFCDYFALPDEIADGKPPFIALMYHGRDTGAFELPEDELGTFIAQRMEMVRTGDATPINIALRTGEVLRFVCTALPDGGRMLSYTPVTDLVRHTDAPSRADYYRSLRDPAGRRLIRYLRVAE; this is encoded by the coding sequence ATGCGGTTCGGATGGCGTGCAATCTCCGGTCCGGTGCTGGCGGCAGCAACCCTGCTGCTGACGATGCTCTTCGAGCGCTTTATCCCCGCTCTCTCGCCCGCGCCGCTGCTCGTCGGCATCGTGGCGCTTGCCGGCGCATGGTCGGGTCTCGCGTCCGCCATCACCAGCGCGACCGTCGCCGTGATTGGCACCGCGCTGCTCTCGCTCAGCCGCCACGGCATTTCCATCTCCTTCGCCGATCTGCTCCAGTTCGGCCTCCTTGTCATCGCGGCAGCCGGCACCGCAGGCGTCACCGGCCTGATGCGCGAGCGGCTGCTTGGCACGTTCGCGGCCGAGCGCCGCAGCCACGCCACCGCCGCGAGGCTGTCGGCCGCGCTCGACCAGGTCGACATCGGCATCGTGCTGCTCGATGCCGAGACACGGGCCGAGTTCATCAACCGCGCATTCTGCGATTATTTCGCGTTGCCGGACGAAATCGCCGACGGCAAGCCGCCCTTCATCGCGCTGATGTATCACGGTCGCGACACCGGCGCGTTCGAACTGCCCGAAGACGAGCTCGGCACCTTCATCGCGCAGCGCATGGAGATGGTGCGGACCGGCGACGCCACGCCGATCAACATCGCCTTGCGCACCGGCGAAGTGCTGCGCTTCGTCTGCACGGCGCTGCCCGACGGCGGACGGATGCTCAGCTACACCCCCGTAACCGACCTCGTGCGCCACACCGACGCGCCGTCGCGCGCCGACTACTACCGCTCGCTGCGCGATCCTGCGGGCCGCAGGCTGATCCGCTACCTGCGCGTCGCGGAGTGA
- a CDS encoding GNAT family N-acetyltransferase, which produces MSLTIRSVTRQDYDQWLPLWDGYNAFYGRSGPTALAPEITRMTWQRFFDAYEPVHALVAESEGKLLGLTHYLFHRSTTAIEPSCYLQDLFTLDAARGQGVGSALIHGVYDRAKLAGSPRVYWQTHETNLTAQRLYDKVAERSGFIVYRKLF; this is translated from the coding sequence ATGTCGCTCACCATTCGCTCCGTCACCAGGCAGGATTACGATCAATGGCTGCCGCTGTGGGACGGCTACAACGCCTTCTACGGCCGCTCCGGCCCGACCGCGCTCGCGCCAGAGATCACGCGCATGACGTGGCAGCGCTTCTTCGATGCCTACGAACCGGTGCATGCCCTGGTGGCCGAGAGCGAGGGCAAGCTGCTTGGACTGACGCACTATCTGTTTCATCGCAGCACCACCGCGATCGAGCCGTCCTGCTATCTGCAGGACCTGTTCACGCTGGACGCCGCGCGCGGCCAGGGCGTCGGCTCGGCGCTGATCCACGGCGTCTACGACCGCGCAAAGCTCGCGGGATCGCCGCGGGTCTATTGGCAGACGCACGAGACCAACCTCACGGCGCAGCGCCTGTACGACAAGGTCGCGGAGCGGTCCGGCTTCATCGTCTATCGCAAGCTGTTCTGA
- a CDS encoding glutathione S-transferase family protein: MYKLYSMQRSGNSYKVRLALALLNVPYEAIEVDILRGESRTPDFLSKNPSGQVPLLEVGEDRYLAESNAILWYVAVGTPLAPENRIDRAEALQWMFFEQHALEPNIGAAYFWLSLVKGGRDLQTHSLEDWMERGYGALQVMENHLKANAYFAARQLTVADIALYGYTHLADRCDFDLEAFPAIRDWLKRVEAAPGFVSMDWRPADVDDPASIAAGA; the protein is encoded by the coding sequence ACAGCTACAAGGTCCGCCTTGCGCTGGCGCTGCTCAACGTGCCGTACGAAGCGATCGAGGTGGACATTCTGCGCGGCGAGAGCCGCACGCCGGACTTTTTGAGCAAGAACCCGTCGGGGCAGGTGCCGCTGCTCGAGGTCGGCGAGGACCGCTATCTCGCCGAGTCCAACGCCATCCTCTGGTACGTCGCCGTCGGCACACCGCTTGCGCCCGAGAACCGCATCGACCGCGCCGAGGCGCTGCAATGGATGTTCTTCGAGCAGCACGCGCTCGAGCCGAACATCGGTGCGGCCTATTTCTGGCTGTCGCTAGTCAAGGGCGGGCGCGACTTGCAGACCCATTCGCTGGAGGACTGGATGGAGCGCGGCTATGGCGCGCTACAGGTGATGGAGAACCACCTCAAGGCCAATGCCTATTTCGCCGCGCGTCAGCTCACGGTCGCCGACATCGCGCTGTACGGCTACACCCATTTGGCAGACCGCTGCGACTTCGACCTCGAGGCCTTCCCGGCGATCCGGGACTGGCTGAAGCGGGTGGAAGCCGCGCCCGGCTTCGTCTCGATGGACTGGCGGCCGGCCGACGTCGACGACCCCGCCAGCATCGCCGCCGGCGCATGA